The following coding sequences are from one Niveibacterium umoris window:
- the kdsB gene encoding 3-deoxy-manno-octulosonate cytidylyltransferase has product MAASTFHAVVPARFASTRLPGKPLADIAGKPMVVRVMERAQASGAESVWVATDHPEVETAVRACGGAVLMTRPDHPSGTDRLAEVVDTLGWADDTIVVNVQGDEPLIDPALISAVARALADTPSAAIATAAHRIHDAAEFFNPAVVKVVCDAAGNALTFSRAPIPWARDAFAQSRDTLPPDLGALRHVGLYAYRVSFLRRYAQLAPSPLETIEMLEQLRALWHGYRIRVITLDAAPPAGVDTPEDLARVRASFESAAIGL; this is encoded by the coding sequence ATGGCGGCCAGCACTTTCCACGCCGTTGTGCCGGCGCGATTTGCCTCGACGCGCCTGCCGGGCAAGCCGCTCGCTGACATCGCCGGCAAGCCGATGGTGGTGCGCGTGATGGAGCGCGCGCAGGCCTCTGGCGCAGAATCGGTGTGGGTTGCAACCGATCATCCTGAGGTGGAAACGGCGGTTCGCGCCTGCGGCGGCGCGGTGCTGATGACGCGGCCGGATCATCCGAGCGGCACTGACCGGCTCGCCGAAGTCGTCGATACGCTCGGCTGGGCCGACGACACCATCGTCGTCAATGTGCAGGGTGACGAGCCGCTGATCGATCCGGCGCTCATTTCGGCCGTCGCACGCGCGCTGGCCGACACGCCCTCGGCGGCGATCGCCACGGCTGCGCACCGGATTCACGATGCGGCGGAGTTCTTCAACCCCGCCGTCGTCAAGGTGGTGTGCGATGCTGCCGGCAACGCGCTGACATTTTCGCGCGCGCCAATCCCCTGGGCACGCGACGCGTTCGCCCAGTCCCGCGACACGCTTCCGCCCGACCTTGGTGCGCTGCGTCACGTCGGGTTGTACGCCTACCGCGTTTCGTTCCTGCGCCGCTACGCCCAGTTGGCGCCATCGCCGCTCGAAACGATCGAGATGCTCGAACAGTTGCGGGCGCTGTGGCATGGCTACCGGATTCGCGTGATTACGCTGGATGCCGCGCCGCCGGCGGGCGTCGATACACCGGAAGATCTCGCCCGCGTGCGGGCCAGTTTCGAATCTGCCGCAATCGGGCTTTGA